A stretch of DNA from Candidatus Desulfatibia profunda:
AATAGAGCGGAAAGCGCGCACCGGTAATCTTGGAAGCTTTTTCAAAATCGAGAATCTTAAGTTTCTCGCCTAACTCCCAGTGGGACAGTGGTTTAAAATCAAAATCAGGAAGGGTACCGACAGTTTTTACAACCGGATTTTCGCTGCTGTCCTTTCCGATCGAAACCGATGAATGGGGTATGTTCGGCAAGACCATGAGGATGTTGTTAATCTTTTCCTCAAGTGCTGATAAAGATTGCTCAAGCGTCTTTATTTGGGAAGAAACCTCTCGCATCTCGACAACAAAATTGTCTGAATCTTCGCCCTTTTTCATTAAATCGGCGATCTTTTCCGAAACAACATTGCGGCGATGTCTTAGTTTTTCGATTTCAGTGAGAACATCCCTGCGTTGGGCATCGCAAGTTATAAATGTCTCAAGGTCGGCTGGTTCACCACGTGCTGCAAGTGCTTTTTCAACCTGGGCTAAATTTTGTCTGATGAACTTGATTTCCAGCATAATTATTCCTATAGCCACCTGAAAATATAATTATTAGTTTACTCCGCCTTTAAATATTTCCAACAGCCGGCAATGGTTACGACATGGTTACGTAATTTTTAGCATGGGCAGGCCATTTAGTCAATGATTATTGCAAGTTGACATTGGTTACCAATTTCTGTATATTGTCATATAAACAATCTTTGCCCGGGAGAACACCTATGGAGGAAATTCGAGAGACGAAAGAAGAAATCCGCAATGATATTGCCAAACGGCTGGCCGCGCTTTCAGACAGCGAAGTTAAAGCTAAAACCCGACAAATAGAAAACCGGCTTTTTGAGTTCGCCAACTTTCTGGAAGCGAATATTGGTTTGCTTTATATCAACACTGCCAGTGAAGTGAACAGTCAGCAGATAATAAAAAGATGTTTTGACTACAATAAAATTGTCATTCTGCCCGCTTTTGACACCGATACTTATAAAATGAAACTGATGAAAGTCGACAACCTTGATACAGACTTAAAACTTGGCCCGCGGGGCATCCTGGAACCTGATGAAAACCGCTGCAACGTTGTGCCGATTGAATGTATCGATATCGCCATAATCCCCGGAGTTGCCTTTGATGAAAAGGGCGGAAGAATAGGGTCCGGTGAAGGATATTACGACAGGCTTATTCCAAAACTGTCGATTACCACAAGAAAGGTGGCGCTTGCCTTTGAAAACCAGATCATCAGGCAAATTCAAATGGAATCCCATGATAAGCATGTAGATATTATCATTACCGAAAAACGGATAATTTACAAAATATAGATGGAAAAAGAATCCTTTAAATATGAAAAACAGCGCCAGACAATGGTCAGAACTCAGATTGAAGCCCGCGGTGTTACGGATTCGAAAGTTCTTGCTGCGCTTCGCAAGGTTCCGAGGCATCTTTTTGTGAGCGAGGCTTTAAGGGATCAGGCCTATGGCGATTTCCCCCTTCCTATTGGCGAACAACAAACCATTTCTCAACCCTATATCGTAGCCGAGATGACTCAGGCCTTGCAGCCTGGTGAGGAAGATCGAATCCTTGAAATCGGAACAGGATCGGGATATCAGGCCGCTGTTTTAGCGGAAATCGTGTTTCGTGTTTATACTGTCGAGAGAATTTACGCTCTGTTTGTTCAGACCCGCAAACTATTTGATAAACTTAAGTATCACAATATTGTTACTAAATATTCCGACGGCACCTTGGGATGGGAAGAAGAAAGTCCTTTTGACGGCATTATCGTTACCGCCGGCGCACCGGAAATTCCTAAACATCTGGTAGGTCAACTTGCCATGGGAGGGCGAATGGTGATTCCCGTCGGGAATCAATATTCTCAGGAACTGATCAAACTCTACAAAGATGAACGCGGTATTCACAAAACCAATTTGGGCGGTTGCCGATTTGTTAAGCTTGTGGGTGAATGTGGATGGAGAGAACAGTAAATGCTTCGTCGCCTTTATGATTGGATACTACGTTGGGCCCAAACACCTTATGGAGCATGGGCATTATTTCTACTCGCATTTTGTGAATCCTCTTTTTTCCCGATACCCCCTGACGTGCTGCTGATAGCGCTTGCCGTCGCCGTTCCCAGAAAATCACTGAGATATGCACTGGTATGTTCGGCGGGTTCCGTTTTGGGAGGATGCTTCGGCTATCTGATCGGATGGCAGTTTATGGCTTCTATCGGCAGCCGTATCGTAGATTTTTATGGTTTGGGTTCAAAGATTGAATATATCGGAGCCCTGTACAAGACCTACGACGCCTGGGCGGTCGGTATCGCCGGATTTACCCCGATTCCCTACAAAGTTTTTACGATTTCGGCCGGCGCATTTAAAATCGATTTTTGGGTATTTGTATTGGCATCCCTGGTTTCTCGTTCGGCACGCTTTTTTCTGGTGGGAGGTCTTATTTACATTTTCGGTCCGGGGATTCAGGACTTTATCGAAAAACATTTCAATATCCTTGCGATTGCATTTACGGTTCTGCTTATTTTGGGGTTTGTTGTGATCAAACTGGTATTATAGCGGGGTTGAAGTCGGATTAAGGATTGAAACCGAATTTTTCCTTTAACTTGCGGTTGACCAGGGGCGGCACCATATCTTTGATGTCCCCGCCGAAACAGGCCGCTTCCTTTATGATTGATGAACTTGTAAAAATCCATCGAAGACCGGTCATCAGGAAAACGGTCTGAACTTCCCGGTTGAGCTTGCGGTTCATCAGCGCCAACTGAAATTCATATTCAAAATCAGATACAGCCCGCATTCCTCGCAGTATGGCATGAGATTTGCGTTTGGCGGCATATTCCACGAGAAGCCCATTAAACGTATCTATTTCAATGTTTGGACAATTTTTAAAGCTGCCTTCGAGCATCTCTACCCGCTCTTCAACGGTGAATAAACACTTTTTCACCGGATTGTTCAGGATAGCTATGATAATTTTGTCAAAAATTTTTAGCCCCCGTTCGGCGATGTCAACATGGCCGTTGGTAACAGGGTCAAAGGATCCCGGATATATGGCGATTTTCTGCATTCGTCTTCGTCTCTGATGGTAGAACCGGCCGGGCCCTCATCATTATGGAGCCTGATTTGCCTTTGGTGCGATATCCTAATAACCTAATAAACATTCGACCAGCGAATGTGATCCGTATAAAGGGTACATTTCATACCACATAATTTAAAAATGATACAAGGGTTTTTCCATATTTTCTCTGGTCATCAATTTCGAATTGGCCAAGATCCGCCGGGATCGGCTCGGAAGCGGTGTGCTCGATCACAATGTAGGCCCCTCTTTCCAGCGAATTGCTGCGATAAAGATTAAACAACGCCGGTTTGATGATATTTTGGCCGTATGGCGGGTCCATAAAAACCAGGTTGAACGCCGGGATGGACGACTTTATACAGTTCAAACTCTTACTGATATCCCATTTGATAATTTTCGTCCGTTCACCAAAAGCGCACGACTTGATGTTGAGAGTGATGGCGGATAACGCCTGCTGGTGATTATCTATAAACACAGCGGATTCAGCCCCCCGGCTGATCGCTTCAATACCAAGAGCCCCGGTTCCGGCAAACAGATCCAGTACAACCGCCTCCTGGACACGAGCGGAAATGATATTAAAAAGAGATTCTCTCAAGCGGTCGGCAGTCGGCCTTACCATGATACCACGCACCGCATGCAGCTTCTTTCCTCTCAGACTGCCGCCGATAATTCTCAAACCCATAGATTGTTACCGATTTCAGGACACCTGATTTGTTTGAATATGCTTGATATCAAATTAAGATGATTTTTTAAATATAACCCGATTGTATTTTGTAGTATTGGGGTGCTTCCGAAATCGTAGATACTATGACGCTACTTATAAGGGTGGATCAGTATCACGAAACATCCGGACAGGCTGACTCAGGCTTTTATCACCTGTTGCAGATAACCTTTTTTTACTCCGATGATTTTGGCT
This window harbors:
- a CDS encoding 5-formyltetrahydrofolate cyclo-ligase, whose product is MEEIRETKEEIRNDIAKRLAALSDSEVKAKTRQIENRLFEFANFLEANIGLLYINTASEVNSQQIIKRCFDYNKIVILPAFDTDTYKMKLMKVDNLDTDLKLGPRGILEPDENRCNVVPIECIDIAIIPGVAFDEKGGRIGSGEGYYDRLIPKLSITTRKVALAFENQIIRQIQMESHDKHVDIIITEKRIIYKI
- a CDS encoding protein-L-isoaspartate(D-aspartate) O-methyltransferase; translated protein: MEKESFKYEKQRQTMVRTQIEARGVTDSKVLAALRKVPRHLFVSEALRDQAYGDFPLPIGEQQTISQPYIVAEMTQALQPGEEDRILEIGTGSGYQAAVLAEIVFRVYTVERIYALFVQTRKLFDKLKYHNIVTKYSDGTLGWEEESPFDGIIVTAGAPEIPKHLVGQLAMGGRMVIPVGNQYSQELIKLYKDERGIHKTNLGGCRFVKLVGECGWREQ
- a CDS encoding DedA family protein, with translation MLRRLYDWILRWAQTPYGAWALFLLAFCESSFFPIPPDVLLIALAVAVPRKSLRYALVCSAGSVLGGCFGYLIGWQFMASIGSRIVDFYGLGSKIEYIGALYKTYDAWAVGIAGFTPIPYKVFTISAGAFKIDFWVFVLASLVSRSARFFLVGGLIYIFGPGIQDFIEKHFNILAIAFTVLLILGFVVIKLVL
- the coaD gene encoding pantetheine-phosphate adenylyltransferase, which gives rise to MQKIAIYPGSFDPVTNGHVDIAERGLKIFDKIIIAILNNPVKKCLFTVEERVEMLEGSFKNCPNIEIDTFNGLLVEYAAKRKSHAILRGMRAVSDFEYEFQLALMNRKLNREVQTVFLMTGLRWIFTSSSIIKEAACFGGDIKDMVPPLVNRKLKEKFGFNP
- the rsmD gene encoding 16S rRNA (guanine(966)-N(2))-methyltransferase RsmD; its protein translation is MGLRIIGGSLRGKKLHAVRGIMVRPTADRLRESLFNIISARVQEAVVLDLFAGTGALGIEAISRGAESAVFIDNHQQALSAITLNIKSCAFGERTKIIKWDISKSLNCIKSSIPAFNLVFMDPPYGQNIIKPALFNLYRSNSLERGAYIVIEHTASEPIPADLGQFEIDDQRKYGKTLVSFLNYVV